Proteins encoded within one genomic window of Aphelocoma coerulescens isolate FSJ_1873_10779 chromosome 9, UR_Acoe_1.0, whole genome shotgun sequence:
- the BDH1 gene encoding D-beta-hydroxybutyrate dehydrogenase, mitochondrial: MLATKLSRPLLNFSVKALNFKDPGNGFRPMKRFSFPLLSPCGSRSYANEVDQIGSRAVLITGCDSGFGFALAKHLHDKGFIIYAGCLQKDKGEGGSKELDDMKSDRMRTVQLNVCDSKEMDRAVEHVQNSLEDPEKGLWGLVNNAGISTFGEVEFTSMDTYMEVAEVNLWGTVRTTKAFLPLIRRSKGRVVNISSMMGRMGSPARSPYCITKFGVEAFSDCLRYEMQPQGVMVSIVEPGNFIAGTNLYSPERIKAIADKMWDELPEIVRKDYGRKYFDEQVSKMESYCNSGSRDTSPVIESVAHALTATAPYTRYHPMDYYWWLRMQIMTHMPAAIADRLYVY; the protein is encoded by the exons ATGTTGGCCACCAAGCTGTCCCGCCCTCTCTTGAACTTCTCTGTGAAAGCACTGAATTTcaaggacccagggaatggctttag GCCCATGAAAagattttccttccctctcttaTCCCCATGTGGCAGCCGCTCTTATGCAAATGAAGTCGATCAG attggcagcagagctgtgcttatAACAGGCTGTGACTCAGGATTTGGATTTGCCTTGGCCAAGCACCTGCATGACAAAGGTTTCATTATTTATGCTGGCTGCCTGCAAAAG GACAAGGGAGAGGGTGGCTCCAAGGAGCTGGATGACATGAAGAGTGATCGAATGAGAACTGTCCAGCTCAACGTCTGCGACAGCAAAGAAATGGATCGGGCAGTGGAGCATGTGCAAAACAGCCTCGAGGACCCAGAGAAAG GGCTCTGGGGGCTGGTAAACAATGCCGGGATCTCCACATTTGGGGAAGTTGAATTCACCAGCATGGACACCTACATGGAGGTAGCTGAAGTGAACCTGTGGGGGACCGTGCGAACCACCAAGGCTTTCCTCCCGCTCATCCGGAGGTCAAAGG GTCGTGTGGTGAACATCAGTAGCATGATGGGGCGGATGGGCAGCCCTGCCCGGTCACCGTACTGCATCACCAAGTTCGGTGTGGAAGCCTTCTCCGACTGCCTGCGCTATGAGATGCAGCCCCAGGGCGTCATGGTCAGCATTGTGGAGCCCGGCAACTTCATCGCCGGCACCAACCTGTACAGCCCCGAGCGGATCAAAGCCATCGCCGACAAAATGTGGGACGAGCTCCCCGAGATCGTGCGCAAGGACTACGGCAGGAAGTACTTCGACGAGCAGGTCAGCAAGATGGAGTCATACTGCAACAGTGGCTCGAGGGACACGTCGCCGGTCATCGAGAGCGTGGCGCACGCGCTCACCGCCACGGCCCCCTACACCCGCTACCACCCCATGGATTACTACTGGTGGCTGCGCATGCAGATCATGACCCACATGCCCGCTGCCATCGCAGACCGGCTCTACGTCTACTGA